A genomic stretch from Pseudomonas sp. MUP55 includes:
- a CDS encoding DUF3309 family protein, which produces MSLILIIILILLLVGGLPVFPHSRNWGYGPSGILGVVLVVLLVLLLLGKI; this is translated from the coding sequence ATGAGCCTGATTCTGATCATTATCCTGATCCTGTTGCTGGTCGGTGGCCTGCCCGTGTTCCCGCACTCGCGTAACTGGGGCTATGGCCCGTCGGGTATCCTCGGTGTAGTGCTGGTCGTTCTGCTGGTGCTGTTGTTGCTCGGCAAGATATAA
- a CDS encoding LTA synthase family protein: protein MANPDALNQQRASNRLLQPTVKSHLAYTLLCALVMMVMFSLLRLALLVYNREMILDTPASTFLEAFANGLRLDIRLVMYLLIPLLLALFSVRAMAARGFFRLWLTVASSIALFLGLMEMDFYREFHQRLNGLVFQYVKEDPKTVMSMLWYGFPVVRYLLAWAVGTLILSMAFKGADRATRPRGPFSGGSIGTRQVAPWYSRIAVFVVCLLVAVVAIRGTLRQGPPLRWGDVYTTDSNFANQLGLNGTLSLIAAAKSRFSEERSNIWKATLEQPLATQTVRDMLVLPSEKLVDTDTAAVRRDYTPPAEKTLPIKNVVVILMESFAGHSVGALGRPGNITPYFDKLSKEGLLFDRFFSNGTHTHQGMFATMACFPNLPGFEYLMQTPEGSHKLSGLPQLLSARDFNDVYVYNGDFAWDNQSGFFSNQGMTNFIGRNDFVNPVFSDPTWGVSDQDMFNRGLEELKAREGGKPFYALLQTLSNHTPYALPTPLPVEKVTDRGSLNEHLTAMRYSDWALGQFFEKARKEPYFKETLFVVVGDHGFGNEQQITEMDLGRFNVPMLMIAPGMQEKFGERDHTVGTQIDIVPTIMGRLGGDTLHQCWGRDLLNLPEGDKGFGVIKPSGSDQTVALLTADRVLVLPKEMPPKLWQYELGANPTGKVIAESPDEAALKQKLESFLQTATKSLLDNTAGVVDGKPD from the coding sequence ATGGCAAACCCGGACGCCCTGAATCAGCAGCGAGCTTCAAATCGCCTGCTGCAACCGACCGTCAAATCCCATCTGGCGTACACGCTGCTCTGCGCACTGGTCATGATGGTGATGTTCTCCCTGCTGCGCCTGGCGTTGCTGGTCTACAACCGCGAGATGATCCTCGACACACCGGCCTCGACCTTCCTCGAAGCGTTCGCCAACGGCCTGCGCCTGGATATTCGCCTAGTGATGTACCTGCTGATCCCGCTGCTGCTGGCCTTGTTCAGCGTACGGGCCATGGCGGCGCGCGGGTTCTTCCGGTTGTGGCTGACCGTCGCGTCCAGCATCGCGCTGTTCCTGGGCCTGATGGAGATGGACTTCTACCGCGAGTTCCACCAGCGCCTCAACGGCCTGGTCTTCCAGTATGTGAAGGAAGACCCGAAAACCGTGATGAGCATGCTCTGGTACGGTTTCCCGGTGGTGCGCTACCTGTTGGCCTGGGCCGTGGGCACGCTGATCCTGAGCATGGCCTTCAAGGGCGCCGACCGCGCAACGCGCCCGCGTGGCCCGTTCAGTGGCGGCAGCATCGGCACGCGTCAGGTGGCGCCGTGGTACAGCCGCATCGCGGTGTTCGTGGTGTGCCTGCTGGTCGCCGTGGTCGCCATCCGCGGCACCCTGCGCCAGGGCCCACCGCTGCGTTGGGGTGATGTGTACACCACCGATTCGAACTTCGCCAACCAGTTGGGCCTCAATGGCACGCTGTCGCTGATCGCCGCCGCCAAGTCGCGCTTCTCCGAAGAGCGTTCCAACATCTGGAAAGCCACCCTGGAGCAACCGCTGGCCACCCAGACCGTGCGTGACATGCTGGTACTGCCGAGCGAGAAGCTGGTGGATACCGACACCGCTGCCGTGCGCCGTGACTACACGCCGCCGGCCGAGAAGACCCTGCCGATCAAGAACGTGGTCGTGATCCTGATGGAAAGCTTTGCCGGTCACTCGGTAGGCGCCCTGGGCCGTCCTGGCAATATCACGCCGTACTTCGACAAGTTGTCCAAGGAAGGCCTGCTGTTCGATCGCTTCTTCTCCAACGGCACCCACACCCACCAGGGTATGTTTGCCACCATGGCATGCTTCCCGAACCTGCCGGGCTTCGAATACCTGATGCAGACCCCCGAAGGCAGCCACAAGCTGTCGGGCCTGCCGCAGTTGCTCAGCGCGCGTGATTTCAACGATGTGTATGTCTACAACGGCGACTTCGCCTGGGACAACCAGTCGGGCTTTTTCAGCAACCAGGGCATGACCAACTTCATTGGCCGCAATGACTTCGTCAACCCGGTGTTCTCCGACCCGACCTGGGGCGTGTCCGACCAGGACATGTTCAACCGTGGCCTGGAAGAACTGAAGGCCCGCGAGGGCGGCAAGCCGTTCTACGCGCTGCTGCAGACCCTTTCCAACCACACGCCGTACGCGTTGCCGACGCCATTGCCGGTTGAGAAAGTCACCGACCGTGGCAGCCTCAACGAGCATTTGACCGCCATGCGTTACTCCGACTGGGCGTTGGGTCAGTTCTTCGAGAAGGCCCGCAAGGAGCCGTACTTCAAGGAAACCCTGTTCGTGGTGGTGGGTGACCACGGCTTCGGTAACGAGCAGCAGATCACCGAGATGGACCTGGGCCGCTTCAACGTGCCGATGCTGATGATCGCGCCGGGCATGCAGGAAAAGTTCGGCGAGCGTGACCACACCGTGGGCACTCAGATCGATATCGTCCCGACCATCATGGGCCGCCTGGGCGGTGACACCCTGCACCAGTGCTGGGGCCGTGACCTGCTCAACCTGCCGGAAGGCGACAAGGGCTTCGGCGTGATCAAGCCGTCGGGCAGCGACCAGACTGTCGCCTTGCTCACCGCTGACCGCGTGCTGGTCCTGCCCAAGGAAATGCCACCCAAGTTGTGGCAATACGAACTGGGCGCCAACCCGACCGGCAAAGTGATTGCAGAGTCGCCTGACGAAGCGGCGCTGAAGCAGAAACTCGAGTCGTTCCTGCAGACCGCCACCAAGAGCCTGCTGGATAACACCGCAGGCGTTGTAGACGGTAAGCCGGATTAA
- a CDS encoding PLDc N-terminal domain-containing protein, producing the protein MGSTFNGLIGLIILALDIWAIINVFKSGASTGAKVLWILLILLLPVLGLIIWAIAGPRGNVRI; encoded by the coding sequence ATGGGTTCCACTTTCAATGGCCTGATTGGCCTGATCATCCTCGCGCTGGATATCTGGGCGATCATCAACGTGTTCAAAAGCGGCGCGAGCACGGGCGCCAAGGTGCTGTGGATCTTGCTGATCCTGCTGCTGCCGGTACTGGGCCTGATCATCTGGGCGATCGCCGGGCCGCGCGGCAACGTGCGGATCTGA
- a CDS encoding ankyrin repeat domain-containing protein, which yields MSTQPKQMTEDEAAEFAEQVFDVARKGDAAMLAALLTKGLPANFRNHNGDTLLMLAAYHGHAEAVKVLLEFKADPLIANDKNQLPIAGAAFKGHLAVVKALIEGGTPVEAASSDGRTALMMAAMFNRVDMVDYLLGQGANPKATDAQGATALAAAQTMGAVDTAALLQKLV from the coding sequence ATGTCGACCCAGCCCAAACAGATGACCGAAGACGAAGCCGCCGAATTTGCCGAGCAAGTCTTCGACGTCGCCCGCAAGGGCGACGCTGCCATGCTCGCAGCCCTGCTGACCAAAGGCTTGCCCGCCAATTTTCGCAATCACAATGGCGACACGCTGCTGATGCTGGCGGCCTATCACGGTCACGCCGAGGCGGTAAAAGTGCTGCTGGAATTCAAGGCTGATCCCTTGATCGCCAACGACAAGAACCAGCTGCCGATTGCCGGTGCGGCGTTCAAGGGCCACCTGGCGGTGGTCAAGGCGCTGATCGAAGGCGGAACGCCGGTTGAAGCGGCTTCCTCGGATGGGCGCACGGCCTTGATGATGGCGGCCATGTTCAACCGCGTCGACATGGTGGACTACCTGCTCGGCCAGGGTGCCAACCCCAAGGCCACCGACGCCCAGGGCGCGACGGCGCTGGCCGCAGCGCAGACCATGGGGGCCGTGGATACGGCGGCGTTGTTGCAAAAACTGGTGTAG
- a CDS encoding long-chain-acyl-CoA synthetase — protein MAHHPNDMITWRMLLRKVPTIVRALPRVLRGMRAANVTDPTQPCGLGWHFEQATLRNPHGAALLYGDSVISYHDANRRANRIAHYLQDQGIGKGEVVALFIENRPELLLTVLAVTKLGGICAMLNTAQTQAALVHSLSLVSPAAIVVGEELADTYAAVRNQVEIAAQRTWFVADQHVSGVPEGFVDLMQACAQSPQNNPASSAQVFFNDPCFYIYTSGTTGLPKAGIMKHGRWTKTAVSFGSIALDMGPQDVVYCTLPLYHATGLCVCWGSAIIGASGFAIRRKFSASQFWDDVRTFNATTLGYVGELCRYLLDQPPSERDRDNGVTKMVGNGLRPGVWTQFKQRYGVEHICELYAASDGNIGFTNLLNFDNTIGFCLQHWALVDYTHDTGEPLRGSDGYMHKVPTGGQGVLLARIDEKSPFDGYTDPQKNRKVVLTDVFEKGDRYFNTGDLVRSIGFGHAQFVDRLGDTYRWKGENVSTTEVENTLLQHPQIAEVVAYGVQIDNTNGRAGMVAITPRESLAALDMRQLLQFAHGHLPPYAVPLFLRIKVKMETTGTFKYQKVRLKEEAFDPDKVGGDPLFAWLPGSDSYVPITAQLRAQIQGGHFRY, from the coding sequence ATGGCTCATCATCCAAACGACATGATCACCTGGCGCATGCTGCTGCGAAAGGTGCCAACTATCGTGCGGGCGCTGCCGCGGGTGTTGCGCGGCATGCGCGCTGCCAACGTTACCGACCCCACACAACCCTGTGGCCTTGGCTGGCACTTCGAGCAAGCCACGCTGCGCAACCCGCACGGGGCCGCCTTGCTCTATGGCGACAGCGTGATCAGCTACCACGACGCCAATCGGCGTGCCAATCGCATCGCCCATTACCTGCAGGATCAGGGCATCGGCAAGGGTGAAGTGGTGGCACTGTTCATCGAAAATCGCCCGGAGTTGCTGCTGACCGTACTGGCCGTGACCAAGCTCGGAGGGATCTGCGCCATGCTCAATACCGCGCAGACCCAGGCAGCGCTGGTGCACAGCCTGAGCCTGGTCAGTCCGGCGGCGATTGTGGTGGGCGAGGAATTGGCAGACACCTACGCGGCAGTGCGCAACCAGGTGGAAATTGCGGCTCAACGCACCTGGTTCGTTGCCGATCAGCACGTGAGCGGGGTGCCCGAGGGGTTTGTCGACCTGATGCAAGCCTGCGCGCAAAGCCCGCAGAACAACCCCGCCAGCAGCGCCCAGGTGTTCTTCAACGATCCCTGCTTCTATATCTATACCTCCGGCACCACCGGTCTACCCAAGGCCGGCATCATGAAACACGGGCGCTGGACCAAAACCGCCGTGAGTTTCGGCAGCATCGCCCTGGACATGGGCCCGCAGGACGTTGTGTATTGCACGCTGCCGCTTTACCACGCCACCGGCCTGTGTGTGTGCTGGGGCTCGGCAATCATTGGCGCGTCCGGCTTCGCCATTCGCCGCAAGTTCAGCGCCAGCCAGTTCTGGGACGACGTGCGCACGTTCAATGCGACCACCCTGGGGTATGTCGGTGAGCTGTGTCGCTACCTGCTCGACCAGCCGCCCAGCGAGCGCGATCGCGACAACGGCGTGACCAAAATGGTAGGCAATGGCCTGCGCCCAGGGGTGTGGACGCAGTTCAAGCAGCGCTATGGGGTTGAGCATATCTGCGAACTCTACGCAGCCAGTGACGGCAATATCGGCTTTACCAACCTGCTGAACTTCGACAACACCATCGGCTTTTGCCTGCAGCACTGGGCGCTGGTGGATTACACCCACGACACCGGCGAGCCGCTGCGGGGCAGCGACGGTTACATGCACAAGGTGCCCACGGGCGGGCAGGGCGTGTTGCTGGCGAGGATCGATGAAAAGTCACCGTTCGACGGCTACACCGACCCGCAAAAGAATCGCAAGGTGGTGCTCACCGACGTGTTCGAGAAGGGCGACCGCTATTTCAACACGGGCGATCTGGTGCGCAGTATCGGTTTCGGCCATGCGCAATTCGTTGACCGACTGGGCGACACCTACCGCTGGAAGGGCGAAAACGTGTCCACCACCGAGGTCGAGAATACCCTGCTGCAGCACCCGCAGATTGCCGAAGTGGTGGCCTATGGGGTTCAGATCGACAACACCAACGGGCGTGCCGGGATGGTCGCAATCACGCCACGCGAGTCCCTGGCCGCGCTGGATATGCGCCAGTTGCTGCAGTTCGCCCACGGCCACTTGCCACCTTATGCGGTGCCGTTGTTCCTGCGGATCAAAGTGAAGATGGAAACCACCGGCACCTTCAAGTATCAGAAGGTGCGGCTCAAGGAAGAGGCGTTCGACCCTGACAAGGTTGGCGGCGATCCGCTGTTTGCCTGGTTGCCGGGCTCGGACAGCTACGTGCCGATAACCGCGCAACTGCGTGCGCAGATACAGGGCGGTCACTTTCGCTATTGA
- a CDS encoding DUF3509 domain-containing protein encodes MSLIQDKFASVFSNYDVTTQPRPDGGILLTLRNSEGKQVKRSISYQQLHTADQLTWVISAIRRDLAEQASELPQISMLQSQNRFALPTYHSA; translated from the coding sequence ATGAGCCTGATCCAAGATAAATTCGCTTCAGTATTTTCCAACTACGACGTCACCACCCAACCACGTCCAGACGGCGGCATCCTGTTGACTCTGCGTAACAGCGAAGGCAAGCAGGTCAAGCGCTCGATCTCGTATCAGCAGCTGCACACCGCCGACCAACTCACTTGGGTGATCAGTGCAATTCGCCGTGACCTGGCCGAACAAGCCAGTGAGCTGCCGCAGATTTCGATGCTGCAAAGCCAGAATCGCTTTGCCCTGCCGACTTACCATTCGGCATAA
- a CDS encoding helix-turn-helix transcriptional regulator — MSRPEELSQPLDTVPTAIRRRLSLLGKPLTRTELEILRWASEGKTIWEMSKIRCTSEATVKFHLRNIYSKLDVTNRVQAMNEAGRRGLC, encoded by the coding sequence ATGAGTCGCCCTGAGGAGTTGTCTCAGCCGTTGGACACTGTGCCGACGGCCATCAGAAGACGTTTGAGTTTACTCGGCAAGCCCCTGACCAGGACGGAGCTGGAGATCCTGCGGTGGGCCTCCGAAGGCAAGACCATCTGGGAGATGAGCAAGATCCGATGCACCTCCGAGGCCACGGTCAAATTCCACCTGCGCAATATCTACAGCAAGCTGGATGTGACCAACCGCGTGCAGGCGATGAATGAAGCGGGGCGGCGGGGGCTTTGCTGA
- a CDS encoding acireductone dioxygenase: protein MSYVAVYHITTPDTPNKVLTHFDDIQSTLAENGVRFERWQPSPLEKGASEAQMIAAYQPQIDALGYAGVKVISLTGEHPHHDTLRAEGLQERICSEDQARFFIAGQGLFSLHIGDHVYGVRCEKYDLLIVPAGVPHWFDIGENPHVIALHLFNTQEGSVPTFTGNDIARDFGKLDD from the coding sequence ATGAGTTACGTCGCTGTCTATCACATCACTACACCGGACACCCCGAACAAAGTGCTGACCCACTTCGACGACATCCAGTCGACCCTGGCCGAAAACGGCGTGCGCTTTGAGCGCTGGCAGCCCAGCCCTCTCGAAAAGGGTGCCAGCGAGGCACAGATGATTGCCGCGTATCAGCCGCAGATCGACGCGCTGGGCTATGCCGGTGTCAAGGTGATCAGCCTGACCGGTGAGCATCCCCATCACGACACGTTGCGCGCTGAAGGCCTCCAGGAGCGAATCTGCAGTGAAGACCAGGCGCGATTCTTCATCGCGGGTCAGGGGTTGTTCTCGTTGCACATAGGCGATCACGTCTACGGCGTGCGGTGTGAGAAGTACGATCTGCTGATCGTACCCGCCGGGGTGCCCCATTGGTTCGACATTGGCGAGAACCCCCATGTGATAGCCCTGCATCTGTTCAACACGCAGGAAGGCTCGGTGCCCACCTTCACCGGTAATGACATTGCCCGTGACTTTGGCAAGCTGGACGATTAA
- a CDS encoding MFS transporter, with protein sequence MTALPYWRLSSFYLFYFALLGATAPFLALYFDHLGFSSARIGELVAIPMLMRCVAPNLWGWLGDYTGRRLAIVRFGAVCTLLSFSLIFVSKTYAWLALVMALHAFFWHAVLPQFEVITLAHLHQQTSRYSQIRLWGSIGFILTVVIMGRLFDWLSVAIYPVVVVVIMAGIIGASLWVPNAQPASHGQRRVGDGFIRQLRSPGVLAFYACVALMQMSHGPYYTFLTLHLEHLGYSRGVIGLLWALGVVAEVLMFLGMSRILARFSVRRVLLASFLLAALRWLLLGGFAEFFWVLLLAQVMHAATFGSFHAAAIAFVQRSFGDHQQGQGQALYAALAGTGGALGALYAGYSWNLLGPTLTFSIASIAALAAAVIIGFRLQEPNQGAVQ encoded by the coding sequence GTGACAGCTCTCCCTTACTGGCGCCTCTCCAGCTTTTACCTGTTCTACTTCGCCCTGCTCGGGGCGACGGCGCCATTCCTGGCGCTGTACTTCGATCACCTGGGCTTTTCCAGCGCGCGTATCGGCGAGCTGGTGGCCATTCCGATGCTGATGCGTTGCGTGGCGCCCAACCTCTGGGGTTGGTTGGGCGACTACACCGGCCGGCGGCTGGCCATTGTGCGGTTCGGGGCGGTGTGCACGCTGTTGAGTTTTTCGCTGATATTCGTCAGCAAGACCTATGCCTGGCTGGCGTTGGTCATGGCCTTGCACGCGTTCTTCTGGCACGCCGTGCTGCCGCAGTTCGAAGTGATCACCCTGGCGCACCTGCACCAGCAGACGTCGCGCTACAGCCAGATACGGTTGTGGGGCTCCATCGGTTTTATCCTCACCGTGGTGATCATGGGCCGGCTGTTTGACTGGCTGAGCGTGGCGATCTACCCGGTGGTGGTCGTGGTGATCATGGCCGGCATCATCGGCGCCAGCCTGTGGGTGCCGAATGCCCAGCCCGCCAGCCACGGCCAACGCCGGGTCGGCGACGGTTTCATCCGACAATTGCGCAGCCCCGGCGTGCTCGCTTTCTATGCCTGTGTGGCGCTGATGCAGATGAGTCATGGCCCGTATTACACCTTCCTTACGTTGCACCTTGAACACCTGGGCTACAGCCGAGGCGTGATCGGCCTGCTGTGGGCCCTCGGGGTGGTGGCGGAAGTCTTGATGTTCCTGGGCATGAGTCGCATCCTGGCGCGCTTTTCGGTGCGCCGGGTGCTGCTGGCCAGTTTCCTGCTGGCGGCGCTGCGCTGGCTGCTGCTCGGCGGCTTTGCCGAATTTTTCTGGGTGCTGTTGCTGGCGCAGGTGATGCATGCCGCCACGTTCGGCAGTTTCCATGCGGCAGCCATCGCCTTCGTGCAGCGCAGTTTCGGTGATCACCAGCAAGGCCAGGGCCAGGCGCTGTACGCGGCATTGGCCGGTACCGGCGGCGCGCTGGGTGCGCTGTACGCCGGTTACAGCTGGAACCTGCTGGGCCCGACCCTCACATTCAGTATCGCCAGCATCGCGGCCCTGGCTGCCGCCGTTATCATTGGCTTTCGATTGCAAGAGCCGAACCAAGGAGCCGTGCAATGA
- the aroC gene encoding chorismate synthase, translated as MSGNTFGKLFTVTTAGESHGPALVAIVDGCPPGLELSVEDLQRDLDRRKPGTSRHTTQRQEPDEVEILSGVFEGRTTGCAIGLLIRNTDQKSKDYSAIKDLFRPAHADYTYHHKYGERDYRGGGRSSARETAMRVAAGAIAKKFLATQGIVIRGYMSQLGPIEIPFKTWDSVEDNAFFCPDPDKVPELEAYMDQLRRDQDSVGAKITVVAEGVKPGLGEPIFDRLDAELAHALMSINAVKGVEIGAGFACVSQRGTEHRDEMTPQGFLSNNAGGILGGISSGQPIVAHLALKATSSITTPGRSIDVHGNPVDVITKGRHDPCVGIRATPIAEAMMAIVLMDHLLRNRGQNADVRVSTPVLGQL; from the coding sequence ATGTCCGGCAATACCTTCGGCAAGCTGTTCACTGTCACCACCGCGGGCGAAAGCCATGGCCCGGCGTTGGTCGCCATTGTCGACGGCTGCCCGCCCGGCCTCGAGCTGTCTGTGGAAGACCTGCAGCGTGATCTGGATCGCCGCAAGCCCGGCACCAGCCGTCACACCACCCAGCGCCAGGAACCCGACGAAGTCGAGATCCTTTCCGGCGTGTTCGAAGGCCGCACCACCGGCTGCGCCATCGGCCTGCTGATCCGCAATACCGATCAGAAGTCCAAGGACTACTCGGCGATCAAGGACCTGTTCCGCCCGGCCCACGCCGACTACACCTACCATCACAAATACGGCGAACGCGACTACCGTGGCGGCGGCCGCAGTTCGGCCCGCGAAACCGCGATGCGCGTGGCGGCCGGTGCCATTGCCAAGAAATTCCTGGCGACCCAGGGCATCGTCATTCGTGGCTACATGAGCCAGCTCGGCCCGATTGAAATCCCGTTCAAGACCTGGGACAGCGTCGAAGACAACGCCTTCTTCTGCCCCGACCCGGATAAAGTCCCGGAACTGGAAGCCTACATGGACCAGTTGCGCCGCGACCAGGACTCGGTCGGCGCGAAGATCACCGTGGTGGCTGAAGGCGTGAAGCCGGGCCTGGGCGAGCCGATCTTCGACCGTCTCGACGCCGAACTGGCCCACGCGCTGATGAGCATCAACGCGGTCAAAGGCGTGGAAATCGGCGCCGGTTTCGCCTGTGTGTCCCAGCGCGGTACCGAGCATCGCGACGAGATGACCCCGCAGGGTTTCCTCAGCAACAACGCCGGCGGCATCCTTGGCGGTATCTCGTCGGGCCAGCCGATCGTGGCGCACCTGGCGCTCAAGGCCACGTCGAGCATTACCACCCCGGGCCGTTCGATCGACGTGCACGGCAACCCGGTTGACGTGATCACCAAAGGCCGCCACGACCCGTGCGTCGGCATCCGTGCCACGCCGATTGCCGAGGCGATGATGGCCATCGTGTTGATGGACCACCTGCTGCGCAACCGCGGGCAGAATGCGGATGTGCGGGTGAGTACGCCTGTGTTGGGCCAGCTGTGA
- a CDS encoding alpha/beta hydrolase, translated as MMLRVLLFTLTLFTFAAQAASPVVLQRPISLDTGSGELFGSLLLPQSDQPVPVVLIIAGSGPTDRNGNSADGARNDSLKRLAWVLARHNIASVRYDKRGVAASLAATPDERNLTLDAYVSDAVAWGKLLKADARMGPLIVLGHSEGALVAALAAPQLNPAGVISLSGSARPVDQVIRQQLADHLPPALLLRSNEILDHLKSGQVDADVPRPLEGIFRPSVQPYLISLFRADPSAAFARLTMPALIIQGTNDIQVGVGDAQQLKKAKPDAQLTVIEGMNHVMRIVPNNVEQQLASYNDPKLPLAAELGERIVRFIEGLKPR; from the coding sequence ATGATGCTGCGAGTTCTGCTGTTCACCCTCACCCTCTTCACCTTCGCGGCCCAGGCCGCCTCCCCTGTCGTGCTGCAACGGCCCATCAGCCTGGACACCGGCAGCGGTGAGCTGTTTGGCTCGCTGCTGTTGCCGCAGTCCGACCAGCCCGTGCCGGTGGTGCTGATCATCGCGGGCTCCGGCCCCACCGACCGCAACGGCAACAGCGCCGACGGCGCACGCAACGACAGCCTCAAGCGCCTGGCCTGGGTGCTGGCCCGGCACAATATTGCCAGCGTGCGCTATGACAAACGCGGCGTGGCTGCCAGCCTGGCCGCGACCCCGGACGAACGCAACCTGACCCTCGACGCCTACGTGTCCGACGCCGTGGCCTGGGGCAAATTGCTCAAGGCCGACGCGCGCATGGGCCCGCTGATCGTGCTGGGCCACAGCGAAGGCGCGCTGGTCGCGGCCCTCGCTGCGCCGCAGTTGAATCCGGCCGGGGTGATTTCCTTGTCCGGCAGTGCCCGCCCGGTCGACCAGGTCATTCGCCAGCAACTGGCCGATCACCTGCCCCCGGCCCTGCTGCTGCGCAGTAACGAAATTCTCGACCACCTCAAGTCCGGTCAGGTGGATGCCGATGTACCGCGCCCGCTGGAAGGTATTTTCCGACCCAGCGTACAGCCTTATCTGATCAGCCTGTTCCGCGCCGATCCGTCGGCGGCCTTTGCACGGCTGACCATGCCGGCCCTGATCATCCAGGGTACCAACGACATACAGGTGGGCGTCGGCGATGCCCAGCAACTGAAGAAAGCCAAGCCCGACGCGCAGTTGACCGTGATCGAAGGCATGAACCATGTGATGCGCATCGTGCCCAACAACGTCGAGCAGCAACTGGCGTCCTATAACGACCCAAAACTGCCCCTCGCCGCCGAACTGGGTGAGCGGATAGTGCGTTTTATCGAGGGACTCAAACCCCGTTAA